In a genomic window of Methylovirgula sp. 4M-Z18:
- a CDS encoding ABC transporter permease: MLPRFASLSTMSRRALPNHWDLIAMAIIFSIIIAITKGAHGINAPLPKLEEAPTIDLSYWNLPYYAIRSVIRMAIAMAASFVFTFTYATWAAKSRRAEMVLIPMLDVLQSVPVLSFLTITVTFFTDTLFPGSTLGVECAAIFAIFTAQAWNMAFSFYQSLRTVPHDLSEVADGFHLTGWQKFWNLETPFAVPGLLWNTMMSMSGSWFFLVASEAITVHGTTVKLPGIGSYLATAIDAKDWGAVIATVITMFVVILIYDQLLFRPVVAWADKFRVELSAAQTTDKSWLLDLLNRTRWVRHASRPVQDLFRRFTLLRIDRASIVPKVLLALLVVFWLYLARHVFDTQVYNDGTFLLALLLIVPMFVLAKWIWAPSSVADASPATSRLIDIAWFAIIVLGFLYAAWEIASYVSQSLSMSDVWETFWLTCYTLARVAVLMLLATIFWVPVSVWIGLRPRLASFIQPAAQFLAAYPVNLLFPIAVPLMAMFNLNPDIWLSPLIVFGTQWYIVFNVVAGASAFPNDLREVSANFHIKGWQWWKNVILPGIMPYYFTGAITASGGSWNAAIVAETVKWGDQTYSAHGIGAYIADASASTDDNAFQKVVLGTVMMSIFVILFNRLFWRRLYAYAERKLRVA, from the coding sequence ATGCTTCCGAGATTCGCCTCTTTATCCACGATGAGCCGCCGGGCATTGCCCAATCATTGGGATTTGATCGCAATGGCGATCATCTTCTCCATCATCATCGCCATTACCAAGGGCGCGCACGGCATCAATGCCCCGCTGCCCAAATTGGAAGAAGCGCCGACGATCGACCTGTCCTATTGGAATCTGCCTTATTACGCGATCCGCTCAGTGATCCGCATGGCGATCGCGATGGCCGCCTCGTTCGTCTTCACCTTTACATACGCCACGTGGGCAGCGAAGAGCCGGCGCGCCGAAATGGTGCTCATTCCGATGCTCGATGTGCTGCAATCGGTGCCGGTGCTGAGCTTTCTCACCATCACCGTCACGTTCTTCACCGACACGCTGTTTCCGGGCAGCACGCTCGGCGTCGAATGTGCCGCGATTTTCGCGATCTTCACCGCACAGGCCTGGAACATGGCCTTTTCCTTCTACCAGTCGCTGCGTACTGTGCCACATGACTTGAGCGAGGTCGCCGACGGCTTCCATCTTACGGGCTGGCAGAAATTCTGGAATCTTGAAACGCCTTTCGCCGTGCCGGGCTTGTTGTGGAACACGATGATGTCGATGTCCGGCTCGTGGTTCTTCCTCGTCGCGTCGGAAGCGATTACCGTGCATGGCACGACGGTGAAACTGCCGGGCATCGGCTCCTATCTTGCAACCGCGATCGACGCCAAGGATTGGGGCGCGGTGATTGCGACCGTCATCACCATGTTCGTGGTGATCCTGATCTACGACCAATTGCTGTTCCGCCCCGTCGTCGCCTGGGCCGACAAGTTCCGCGTCGAATTGTCCGCCGCGCAAACCACCGACAAGTCGTGGCTGCTCGATTTGCTCAACCGCACGCGCTGGGTGCGCCACGCCTCGCGCCCGGTCCAGGACCTCTTCCGCCGCTTCACCCTGCTGCGCATCGATCGGGCTAGCATCGTCCCGAAGGTGTTGCTCGCGCTGCTCGTCGTGTTCTGGCTTTACCTCGCCAGGCATGTGTTTGACACGCAGGTTTACAATGACGGCACTTTTTTGCTGGCGCTGTTGCTCATCGTACCGATGTTCGTGCTCGCCAAATGGATTTGGGCGCCCAGCAGCGTGGCTGACGCTTCGCCCGCAACGTCTCGCCTCATCGACATCGCTTGGTTTGCCATCATCGTTCTTGGCTTTCTCTATGCCGCGTGGGAGATCGCGAGCTATGTGAGCCAGTCGCTGAGCATGAGCGACGTGTGGGAGACCTTCTGGCTCACCTGCTACACGCTGGCGCGCGTCGCCGTGCTGATGCTGCTCGCGACCATCTTCTGGGTGCCAGTGAGCGTGTGGATCGGCTTGCGCCCGCGCCTTGCCAGTTTCATTCAGCCGGCGGCGCAATTCCTGGCCGCTTACCCGGTCAACCTCCTGTTTCCGATCGCAGTGCCGCTGATGGCGATGTTCAATCTCAATCCCGACATCTGGCTCTCGCCGCTCATCGTGTTCGGTACGCAATGGTACATCGTGTTCAACGTGGTGGCGGGCGCGTCGGCCTTCCCCAACGATTTGCGTGAAGTGTCGGCCAATTTCCACATCAAAGGCTGGCAATGGTGGAAGAATGTCATTCTGCCCGGCATCATGCCCTATTATTTCACCGGCGCGATCACGGCGTCGGGCGGTTCGTGGAACGCTGCCATCGTCGCCGAGACGGTGAAATGGGGCGACCAGACCTATAGCGCGCACGGCATCGGCGCCTATATCGCCGACGCTTCCGCGTCCACCGACGACAACGCCTTCCAAAAAGTCGTTCTCGGTACGGTGATGATGTCGATCTTCGTCATCCTGTTCAACCGCCTGTTCTGGCGCCGCCTCTATGCCTACGCCGAGCGCAAATTGCGGGTTGCGTAA
- a CDS encoding ABC transporter ATP-binding protein, producing MLQQAPHALLEVKNVSQRYQKGGGDGHLVLDEVSMSLNENEIVGLLGRSGSGKSTLLRIVAGLNSPSDGEAIFDGKPIDGPAEGIAMVFQSFALFPWLSVLDNVELGLRAHKVSPEEARKRALKGIDIIGLDGFESAFPKELSGGMRQRVGFARALVVQPKILLMDEPFSALDVLTAETLRTDLLDLWTEGRMPTKSILMVTHNIEEAVQMCDRVLVLSSNPGKIAAEIKVNLTHPRNRADPEFRQLVDQIYTLMTKRQDPRQTQGAFPGMGIGMILPRVSTNTMAGFMEALVAAPYNGVADLPHLADDLTMEIDELFPVAETLQLLRFAELAEGDIKITPAGRRFAESEVDVRKRLFGDHLVTYVPLAGRIRRVLDERPTHVAPASRFREELEDYMSEDYAETTLRSVTNWGRYGELFAYDEAAQVFSLENPQ from the coding sequence ATGCTCCAGCAAGCTCCCCATGCACTTCTCGAAGTGAAAAACGTCAGCCAGCGCTATCAGAAAGGCGGCGGCGATGGTCATCTCGTTCTCGATGAAGTGTCGATGTCGCTGAATGAGAATGAGATCGTCGGCCTGCTCGGTCGCTCGGGCTCGGGCAAATCGACGCTGCTGCGGATCGTCGCAGGCCTCAATTCGCCGTCGGACGGTGAGGCGATCTTCGACGGCAAGCCGATCGACGGGCCTGCCGAAGGCATTGCCATGGTGTTCCAGAGCTTCGCGCTCTTTCCCTGGCTCTCCGTGCTCGACAATGTGGAACTCGGTCTGCGGGCGCACAAAGTATCGCCGGAAGAGGCGCGCAAGCGGGCGCTGAAGGGCATCGACATCATCGGCCTCGACGGGTTTGAATCGGCCTTTCCGAAAGAGCTGTCGGGTGGCATGCGTCAGCGTGTCGGCTTTGCCCGCGCCCTCGTGGTGCAGCCGAAAATCCTCTTGATGGACGAGCCGTTCTCGGCGCTCGACGTGCTCACCGCCGAAACCCTGCGCACCGACCTTCTCGATCTGTGGACGGAAGGTCGCATGCCGACGAAATCGATTTTGATGGTGACGCACAATATCGAGGAAGCGGTGCAGATGTGCGACCGCGTGCTCGTGCTGTCGTCGAACCCGGGCAAGATCGCGGCCGAAATCAAGGTCAATCTCACCCATCCACGCAACCGCGCCGACCCGGAATTCCGCCAATTGGTCGATCAGATCTACACACTGATGACCAAGCGCCAAGATCCGCGACAGACCCAGGGCGCCTTCCCCGGCATGGGCATCGGCATGATCCTCCCGCGCGTCTCTACCAACACCATGGCCGGCTTCATGGAAGCCCTGGTTGCGGCGCCCTACAACGGTGTCGCCGACCTGCCGCATCTCGCCGACGACCTGACGATGGAGATCGACGAACTCTTCCCCGTCGCGGAAACGCTGCAATTGCTGCGCTTTGCCGAACTCGCGGAAGGCGACATCAAGATCACCCCGGCTGGACGGCGTTTCGCGGAATCGGAAGTGGATGTACGCAAGCGCCTCTTCGGCGACCATCTCGTGACCTATGTGCCGCTCGCCGGCCGCATTCGTCGCGTGCTCGACGAGCGCCCCACCCACGTCGCGCCTGCAAGCCGCTTCCGCGAAGAACTCGAGGACTACATGTCCGAAGATTACGCCGAAACGACGCTGCGTTCTGTGACCAACTGGGGCCGCTACGGCGAGCTTTTCGCCTATGACGAGGCGGCGCAGGTGTTCAGCCTGGAGAACCCGCAGTAA